Below is a genomic region from Fretibacterium sp. OH1220_COT-178.
TCGATCAAGCCTCCGCCGGCATCATCCTGTCGGTGGGCATGACCTTCGTGATTGCCGCAGGGGGTATCGATCTTTCCATAGGCGCCAACATCGCGCTCTCCTCCCTGGTGACGGCCCTGCTCCTGAAGCAGGGATGCGCTTTTTCGCTCTCGCTCGTGGCCGGGCTGCTCCTGGCCTCCGGGGGCGGGGTCCTGAACGGATGCCTCATCTCCTCCGTTCGACTGAACCCGTTCATCGTGACCCTTTGCACGATGTCGGTGTTTCGCGGGACGGCCCTGATGCTGACCGACGGACGCCCCGTATTCGATTTTTCGGAGTCCTTCATGGCCCTTGGGGGGACACTTCCGGGCGGGCTGAGCGTTCCCGCCCTGTTGGCCTTGTCCGTCGCCGGGATGGGCGTATTCCTGATGCGTTTCACGAAGTTCGGGGCCTACGCCTGTTTCATGGGCTGCAACGAGGAGGCCCTGTCCCGCAGCGGGGTGAGCGTCCATCGCTGGAAGCTGGCTTTCTACGCCCTGTCGGGTCTCTGTTCCGGGCTCGCCGGCCTGGTCCTCTGCGCTCGACTCAACACGGCGGAGCCGCTTGCCGCAGTCGGCATCGAGATGGAGGTCATCGCCGCAGTCGTTCTCGGCGGTA
It encodes:
- a CDS encoding ABC transporter permease, which encodes MKRLLRNIGNPNPHILFVGLLVLSLGLSRASPYFWTGRNIANIFDQASAGIILSVGMTFVIAAGGIDLSIGANIALSSLVTALLLKQGCAFSLSLVAGLLLASGGGVLNGCLISSVRLNPFIVTLCTMSVFRGTALMLTDGRPVFDFSESFMALGGTLPGGLSVPALLALSVAGMGVFLMRFTKFGAYACFMGCNEEALSRSGVSVHRWKLAFYALSGLCSGLAGLVLCARLNTAEPLAAVGIEMEVIAAVVLGGTDIRGGRGSAAGSLLACLFLALLRNGFVVLNVSARYQQLLMGLIVLAAVSVSEIRHGRRT